In Streptococcus sp. SN-1, a single genomic region encodes these proteins:
- a CDS encoding DUF4190 domain-containing protein: MKPEEQRVLGILATIFGAIGLLGSWIPFINYLSLFIAIVAFILGIIGLIVNLKKRKTMAIIGTSLAVASVVLFFTSQALYADVYKEYAKEFNRSYRDTSASMEREEKSGLTDDTFAWTQEQFDVLIEGDLENKGKGGTNYEDIINKHGKPDSEFDFTLGGYDTKKISYISIGDKIKTVTLTFAKQDNGELLLVQKHAVGLGLEKSKQQNDSET, from the coding sequence ATGAAACCAGAAGAACAAAGAGTTTTAGGAATCTTAGCAACCATTTTTGGAGCCATCGGACTTTTAGGATCCTGGATCCCGTTTATTAACTATCTATCGTTGTTCATCGCCATCGTCGCATTTATCTTGGGGATTATCGGCCTTATCGTCAACCTCAAAAAACGGAAAACAATGGCTATTATCGGAACATCCCTGGCAGTTGCCTCTGTTGTACTTTTCTTTACGAGTCAGGCACTATACGCTGATGTCTACAAAGAGTATGCCAAGGAGTTTAACCGTTCCTACAGAGATACGAGTGCATCAATGGAACGCGAAGAAAAAAGCGGCTTGACAGACGATACCTTCGCCTGGACCCAAGAACAGTTCGACGTCTTAATCGAAGGTGACCTTGAAAACAAAGGAAAAGGTGGTACCAACTACGAGGATATTATCAACAAACACGGAAAGCCAGATTCCGAGTTTGACTTCACTCTTGGGGGTTACGATACGAAAAAAATCTCCTATATCTCTATTGGAGACAAGATTAAGACTGTTACCTTAACTTTTGCAAAACAGGACAATGGAGAACTCTTGCTCGTCCAAAAACATGCAGTCGGTCTAGGTCTAGAAAAAAGCAAGCAACAAAACGATTCTGAAACCTGA
- the rpmB gene encoding 50S ribosomal protein L28 codes for MAKVCYFTGRKTVSGNNRSHAMNQTKRAVKPNLQKVTVLIDGKPKKVWASARALKSGKVERV; via the coding sequence ATGGCTAAAGTATGTTACTTTACAGGTCGTAAGACTGTATCAGGAAACAACCGTTCACACGCGATGAACCAAACAAAACGTGCCGTAAAACCAAACCTTCAAAAAGTTACTGTTCTTATCGATGGTAAACCTAAAAAAGTTTGGGCTTCAGCTCGTGCTTTGAAATCAGGTAAAGTTGAACGCGTTTAA
- a CDS encoding ABC transporter ATP-binding protein, whose product MKKLAKRISGKEWGIVLLAILFTCFQVYLELEVPTYISKITDLLGTQGSNLDELWQPASMMVGMSFLAFLSAVAVGFFASRVAASYTSRLRSDIFNRVLDYSQTEIKKFSIPSLLTRTTNDITQVQMLITMGLQVVTRGPIMAIWAIGKILGHSEYWLWAVLVAVIVNVLMTIVLVTLAFPKQSLIQGLTDKLNSITRESLTGIRVVRAYNAEDYQNEKFAAANDELTRLNLFVNRLMAILNPIMMGISSGLSVAIYWIGAYVINDATPTARLPLFSDMVVFMSYAMQVVMGFLLMGALFIVLPRTMVSAKRINQVLDLHSSIQNPAQVQQADENFKGQVEFKDVTFRYAANSEAVIENVSFKAEAGQTVAFIGSTGSGKSTLVNLIPRFYDVSAGEILVDGVNVQDYDLEDLRNKVGYIPQKAVLFSGDVKGNLDFGHSQETPLSEQAMWQALELAQSKNFIEDKEAGLASEVAQGGTNFSGGQRQRLAIARALARKPEILIFDDSFSALDYKTDRVLRQELAEKTKSMTKLIVAQRISTIMDADLILVLDQGKVVGQGTHKELLATNEVYQEIAYSQLSKEELEHGK is encoded by the coding sequence ATGAAGAAATTAGCAAAACGAATTAGTGGAAAAGAATGGGGGATTGTTTTACTAGCCATTCTCTTTACCTGCTTTCAAGTTTATCTAGAGTTGGAAGTGCCGACCTATATCTCGAAAATTACGGATTTACTAGGAACTCAGGGTAGCAACTTAGATGAGTTATGGCAGCCAGCAAGCATGATGGTGGGAATGTCCTTTCTGGCCTTCTTGTCCGCAGTTGCAGTTGGATTTTTTGCGTCTAGAGTGGCTGCTTCTTATACTAGTAGGCTAAGAAGTGATATTTTTAACCGAGTTTTAGACTACTCGCAGACAGAGATTAAGAAATTCTCTATCCCTAGTCTCTTAACTCGTACCACCAATGATATTACTCAGGTTCAGATGTTGATTACCATGGGCTTGCAAGTGGTTACGCGTGGTCCGATTATGGCTATCTGGGCCATCGGGAAGATTTTAGGCCATTCAGAATACTGGCTCTGGGCCGTTCTTGTGGCAGTGATTGTCAACGTTTTGATGACGATCGTTTTGGTGACGCTAGCCTTTCCAAAACAGTCCTTGATTCAGGGGCTGACAGATAAACTGAACAGTATCACTCGTGAAAGTTTAACAGGTATTCGTGTCGTTCGCGCCTACAATGCAGAGGATTACCAAAATGAAAAATTTGCTGCAGCAAATGATGAGCTGACACGCTTGAATTTGTTTGTTAACCGTCTTATGGCCATTTTAAATCCTATCATGATGGGGATTTCAAGTGGTTTGAGTGTGGCGATTTACTGGATTGGGGCTTATGTAATCAACGATGCTACTCCGACGGCGCGTCTGCCTCTCTTTAGTGATATGGTTGTTTTCATGTCTTATGCCATGCAGGTTGTTATGGGCTTCCTTCTCATGGGGGCGCTCTTCATCGTTCTTCCTCGAACCATGGTTTCTGCTAAGCGGATTAATCAAGTTCTAGATTTGCATTCCTCTATCCAAAATCCTGCTCAAGTGCAACAGGCTGATGAAAACTTCAAAGGTCAGGTCGAGTTTAAGGATGTGACCTTCCGCTATGCGGCAAATTCGGAGGCGGTTATTGAGAATGTTAGCTTCAAGGCAGAAGCTGGTCAAACAGTGGCCTTTATAGGGTCAACGGGTTCTGGTAAATCAACTCTAGTCAATCTGATTCCACGTTTCTACGATGTATCAGCAGGAGAAATTCTGGTGGATGGTGTCAATGTTCAAGACTATGACTTGGAAGACTTGCGCAACAAGGTTGGCTATATCCCTCAAAAAGCGGTTCTCTTTTCAGGTGATGTCAAGGGCAATCTAGACTTTGGACACAGTCAAGAAACACCGCTTAGTGAGCAGGCTATGTGGCAAGCCTTGGAATTGGCCCAGTCTAAGAACTTTATCGAAGACAAGGAAGCTGGCTTGGCGTCAGAAGTGGCCCAAGGAGGAACCAACTTCTCAGGCGGCCAAAGACAGCGTCTAGCAATTGCGCGTGCCTTAGCTCGGAAGCCAGAAATCCTCATCTTTGATGACTCCTTCTCAGCTTTGGACTACAAGACAGACCGTGTCCTACGCCAAGAGCTAGCAGAGAAAACCAAGTCTATGACCAAGCTTATCGTCGCACAGCGTATTTCAACGATTATGGATGCTGATTTGATTTTGGTCTTGGATCAAGGTAAAGTCGTGGGACAAGGCACCCACAAGGAACTTCTAGCTACCAACGAAGTTTACCAAGAAATTGCCTATTCACAACTATCGAAGGAGGAATTGGAACATGGAAAATAA
- the ilvN gene encoding acetolactate synthase small subunit produces the protein MRRMLTAKLQNRSGVLNRFTGVLSRRQVNIESISVGATEDPNVSRITIIIDVASHDEVEQIIKQLNRQIDVIRIRDITDKPHLEREVILVKMSAPAEKRAEILAIIQPFRATVVDVAPSSITIQMTGNAEKSEALLRVIRPYGIRNIARTGATGFTRD, from the coding sequence ATGCGTAGAATGTTAACAGCAAAACTACAAAATCGTTCAGGAGTCCTCAATCGCTTTACCGGTGTCCTGTCTCGCCGTCAGGTTAATATCGAAAGCATTTCTGTTGGAGCAACAGAAGATCCGAATGTATCACGTATCACCATTATTATTGATGTTGCTTCACATGATGAGGTGGAGCAAATCATTAAGCAACTTAATCGTCAGATTGATGTGATTCGCATTCGAGATATTACAGACAAGCCTCATTTGGAGCGCGAGGTAATTTTGGTTAAGATGTCAGCGCCAGCCGAGAAGCGCGCTGAGATTCTAGCGATTATTCAACCTTTCCGTGCAACGGTGGTAGATGTAGCGCCAAGCTCGATTACTATTCAGATGACAGGAAATGCTGAAAAGAGTGAAGCTCTATTGCGAGTCATTCGACCATACGGTATTCGTAATATTGCTCGAACTGGTGCAACTGGATTTACCCGCGATTAA
- a CDS encoding LytTR family DNA-binding domain-containing protein codes for MKLRIEIDSNLEETEIIIKAAALTDEIADLQRLLQESKSPRLIFYKGTGEYYLDLSEILFFETEGSKIYAHTQKDAYEVRLKLYELEAILPRYFSRVSKSTIANIRQIYSVDKSFSGTGTISFYQTHKEVHVSRHYQSLLKENLRNMR; via the coding sequence ATGAAGTTACGAATCGAAATTGACAGCAATTTAGAGGAAACTGAAATTATCATCAAGGCAGCGGCTTTGACAGATGAGATTGCGGATTTACAGCGGCTCTTGCAAGAATCCAAGTCTCCTAGGTTGATTTTTTACAAGGGGACGGGTGAATATTATCTGGACTTGTCGGAAATTCTCTTCTTTGAGACGGAAGGTAGCAAGATTTATGCCCATACCCAGAAAGATGCCTACGAGGTTCGGCTTAAACTCTATGAGTTAGAGGCTATCCTTCCTCGCTATTTCAGTCGAGTATCCAAGTCAACGATCGCAAATATCCGTCAGATTTATTCGGTGGACAAGTCCTTTTCAGGAACGGGCACCATTTCCTTTTATCAAACCCACAAGGAGGTTCATGTCTCACGACATTACCAATCCCTCCTAAAAGAAAATCTAAGAAACATGAGGTAA
- a CDS encoding DAK2 domain-containing protein gives MSKITTSLFQEMVQAASTRLNKQAEYVNSLNVFPVPDGDTGTNMGMTIENGAKEVADKPASTVGEVASILAKGLLMGARGNSGVITSQLFRGFSQAIKDKDELTGQDLALAFQSGVEVAYKAVMKPVEGTILTVSRGAAIGAKKKAEQTDDAVEVMRAALEGAKTALAKTPDMLPVLKEVGVVDSGGQGLVFIYEGFLSALTGEYIASEDFVATPANMSEMINAEHHKSVAGHVATEDITFGYCTEIMVALKQGPTYAKDFDYDEFRNYLNELGDSLLVVNDDEIVKVHVHTEDPGLVMQEGLKYGSLVKVKVDNMRNQHEAQVEKEAAQVSKPAEEKEYALIAVVAGKGLADIFRSQGVDYVIEGGQTMNPSTEDFIKAVEQVNARNIIFLPNNKNIFMAAQSATEVLEQPAVVVEARTLPQGLTSLLAFDPSKSIEENQERMTAALSDVVSGSVTTAVRDTTIDGLEIHENDNLGMVDGKILVSNPDMHQTLTETLKHMLDEDSEIVTFYVGEDGNEELANEIAQEIAEEFEDVEVEIHQGQQPVYPYLFSVE, from the coding sequence GTGTCAAAAATTACTACTAGCTTATTTCAAGAAATGGTGCAAGCTGCATCAACTCGCTTGAATAAGCAAGCTGAATATGTCAATTCATTAAACGTCTTCCCCGTTCCAGATGGAGATACCGGGACAAATATGGGAATGACCATTGAAAATGGAGCTAAGGAAGTTGCAGACAAGCCAGCTTCTACAGTTGGAGAGGTAGCAAGCATTCTTGCCAAAGGGCTTTTGATGGGTGCGCGTGGGAACTCAGGAGTTATTACATCTCAGCTTTTCCGCGGATTTTCACAAGCCATCAAGGATAAAGACGAGTTAACAGGTCAAGACTTGGCCCTTGCCTTCCAATCAGGTGTGGAAGTTGCCTATAAGGCCGTGATGAAACCAGTTGAAGGAACGATTTTGACAGTTTCTCGTGGAGCTGCTATCGGTGCTAAGAAAAAAGCTGAGCAAACAGATGACGCTGTTGAAGTCATGCGCGCAGCCTTGGAAGGCGCTAAAACAGCTCTAGCTAAAACACCAGACATGCTTCCAGTATTGAAAGAAGTTGGCGTTGTGGATTCAGGTGGTCAAGGACTGGTCTTCATCTATGAAGGTTTCCTTTCAGCCCTTACTGGTGAATATATTGCATCTGAGGACTTTGTAGCCACTCCAGCCAATATGAGTGAAATGATCAATGCAGAGCACCACAAGTCTGTGGCTGGTCATGTGGCGACTGAGGACATCACCTTTGGTTACTGTACTGAAATCATGGTAGCCCTTAAGCAAGGTCCAACCTATGCCAAAGATTTTGACTACGACGAATTCCGTAACTACTTGAATGAACTCGGGGATTCTCTCCTCGTTGTCAATGATGATGAAATCGTCAAAGTCCATGTCCATACAGAAGATCCAGGACTTGTCATGCAAGAAGGTCTCAAATATGGTAGCTTGGTCAAGGTAAAAGTTGACAATATGCGTAACCAACACGAAGCACAGGTTGAGAAAGAAGCTGCTCAAGTTAGCAAGCCAGCTGAAGAAAAAGAGTATGCTTTGATTGCTGTGGTGGCTGGTAAAGGGCTAGCAGATATCTTCCGTTCTCAAGGTGTGGATTATGTTATCGAAGGCGGTCAAACCATGAACCCTTCAACAGAAGACTTTATCAAGGCTGTTGAACAGGTCAATGCCCGTAACATCATCTTCCTGCCAAATAACAAGAATATCTTCATGGCAGCTCAATCTGCAACAGAAGTTTTGGAGCAACCAGCAGTAGTGGTGGAAGCTCGTACTCTTCCTCAAGGATTGACTAGTCTTCTTGCTTTTGATCCAAGCAAGTCCATTGAAGAAAACCAAGAGCGTATGACAGCTGCTCTTAGCGATGTCGTTAGCGGAAGCGTCACAACAGCTGTGCGTGATACAACGATTGATGGCTTAGAAATCCATGAAAACGATAATCTTGGTATGGTCGATGGGAAAATTCTCGTGTCAAACCCTGACATGCACCAAACCTTGACTGAAACATTGAAACATATGTTGGATGAAGATAGTGAAATCGTAACATTCTATGTCGGTGAGGATGGAAACGAAGAACTTGCTAATGAAATTGCCCAAGAAATCGCAGAAGAATTCGAAGACGTTGAAGTCGAGATTCACCAAGGTCAACAACCTGTTTACCCATATCTATTTAGTGTGGAATAA
- a CDS encoding Asp23/Gls24 family envelope stress response protein yields the protein MTVKINTKDGQIELTDEVIATVVGGAATEIFGVVGMASKNALKDNFQALLGKENYSKGVVVKAAEDGSIAVDVYTVLSYGTKISEVSKNIQERVRFSLENQLGITAQTVNVYIQNIKVVGE from the coding sequence ATGACTGTAAAAATTAATACAAAAGATGGTCAAATCGAACTAACAGATGAAGTGATTGCAACCGTCGTAGGTGGAGCAGCAACTGAAATTTTTGGTGTGGTCGGTATGGCTAGTAAAAATGCCCTCAAAGATAATTTCCAAGCCCTTCTAGGTAAGGAAAATTATTCCAAAGGTGTCGTCGTAAAGGCGGCCGAAGATGGCAGTATTGCAGTTGATGTATATACCGTGTTGAGCTACGGAACAAAGATTAGCGAAGTGTCAAAAAACATTCAAGAGCGTGTTCGTTTTAGTTTGGAAAACCAACTTGGAATTACTGCTCAGACTGTAAATGTCTACATTCAAAATATCAAAGTTGTAGGAGAATAA
- a CDS encoding acetolactate synthase large subunit, which yields MEKISLESPKTGSDLVLETLRDLGIDTIFGYPGGAVLPFYDAIYNFKGIRHILGRHEQGCLHEAEGYAKSTGKLGVAVVTSGPGATNAITGIADAMSDSVPLLVFTGQVARAGIGKDAFQEADIVGITMPITKYNYQVRETADIPRIITEAVHIATTGRPGPVVIDLPKDVSALETDFIYSPEVNLPSYQPTLEPNDMQIKKILKQLSKAKKPVLLAGGGISYAEAAAELNEFAERYQIPVVTSLLGQGTIATSHPLFLGMGGMHGSFAANIAMTEADFMISIGCRFDDRLTGNPKTFAKNAKVAHIDIDPAEIGKIISADIPVVGDAKKALQMLLAEPTVHNNTEKWIEKVTKDKNRVRSYDKKERVVQPQAVIERIGELTNGDAIVVTDVGQHQMWTAQYYPYQNERQLVTSGGLGTMGFGIPAAIGAKIANPDKEVVLFVGDGGFQMTNQELAILNIYKVPIKVVMLNNHSLGMVRQWQESFYEGRTSESVFDTLPDFQLMAQAYGIKNYKFDNPETLDQDLEVITEDVPMLIEVDISRKEQVLPMVPAGKSNHEMLGVKFHA from the coding sequence ATGGAGAAAATCAGTTTAGAATCTCCTAAGACGGGGTCGGACCTAGTTTTGGAAACACTTCGTGATTTAGGAATTGATACCATCTTTGGTTATCCTGGTGGTGCGGTCTTGCCTTTTTATGATGCGATATATAATTTTAAAGGCATTCGCCACATTCTAGGGCGCCATGAGCAAGGTTGTTTGCATGAAGCTGAAGGTTATGCCAAATCAACTGGAAAGTTGGGTGTTGCTGTCGTCACTAGTGGACCAGGAGCAACAAATGCCATTACAGGGATTGCGGATGCCATGAGCGATAGCGTTCCCCTTTTGGTCTTTACAGGACAGGTTGCGCGAGCAGGGATTGGGAAAGATGCCTTTCAGGAGGCAGACATCGTGGGAATTACCATGCCAATCACTAAGTACAATTACCAAGTTCGTGAGACAGCTGATATCCCTCGAATCATTACGGAAGCTGTCCATATCGCAACTACAGGACGTCCAGGGCCAGTTGTCATTGACCTACCTAAAGACGTATCTGCTTTAGAAACGGACTTCATCTATTCACCAGAAGTGAACCTACCAAGTTATCAGCCAACTCTTGAGCCAAATGATATGCAAATCAAGAAAATTTTGAAGCAATTATCCAAGGCTAAAAAGCCAGTCTTGCTAGCTGGTGGTGGAATTAGTTATGCTGAAGCAGCTGCAGAATTAAATGAATTTGCAGAACGCTATCAAATTCCGGTGGTAACCAGTCTTTTGGGACAAGGAACGATTGCAACGAGTCATCCACTCTTCCTTGGAATGGGAGGCATGCACGGGTCATTCGCAGCTAATATTGCCATGACGGAAGCGGACTTTATGATTAGTATTGGTTGTCGTTTCGATGACCGTTTGACGGGGAATCCTAAGACCTTCGCTAAGAATGCTAAGGTTGCCCACATTGATATTGACCCAGCCGAGATTGGCAAGATTATCAGTGCAGATATTCCTGTAGTTGGAGATGCTAAGAAAGCTTTGCAAATGTTGCTGGCCGAACCAACAGTTCATAACAATACTGAGAAATGGATTGAAAAAGTCACTAAAGACAAGAACCGTGTTCGTTCTTATGACAAGAAAGAGCGTGTGGTTCAACCGCAAGCCGTTATTGAACGAATTGGTGAATTGACGAATGGAGATGCCATTGTGGTAACAGACGTTGGTCAACACCAAATGTGGACAGCTCAGTATTATCCCTACCAAAATGAACGTCAGTTAGTGACTTCAGGTGGTTTGGGAACGATGGGATTTGGAATTCCAGCAGCAATCGGGGCTAAAATTGCTAACCCAGATAAGGAAGTAGTCTTGTTTGTTGGGGATGGTGGTTTCCAAATGACTAACCAGGAATTGGCTATTTTGAACATTTACAAGGTGCCAATCAAGGTGGTTATGCTGAACAACCACTCACTTGGAATGGTTCGCCAGTGGCAGGAATCCTTCTATGAAGGTAGAACATCAGAGTCAGTCTTTGATACCCTTCCAGATTTCCAATTGATGGCACAAGCTTACGGTATTAAAAACTATAAGTTTGATAATCCTGAGACCTTGGATCAAGACCTTGAAGTCATCACTGAGGATGTTCCTATGCTAATCGAGGTAGATATTTCTCGTAAGGAGCAGGTGTTGCCAATGGTGCCAGCTGGTAAGAGTAATCATGAGATGTTGGGGGTGAAGTTCCATGCGTAG
- a CDS encoding MarR family winged helix-turn-helix transcriptional regulator: MDKPMLVFKRFGHQIHLMVQKEAKRCGIEFMGGPQGQVMRFLDNREKNQDLVLIKDIEQELNITKSVASNLVKRMVQNDLVELEASPVDKRAKFVRLTDKSRSQMQQVKAFFERIDKQLIEDVDEDELLIFEKVLSQLQENIKGIGGDNEEISKTN; this comes from the coding sequence ATGGATAAACCGATGTTAGTCTTTAAGCGTTTTGGTCATCAAATTCACCTGATGGTGCAAAAGGAAGCCAAACGTTGTGGTATTGAATTTATGGGTGGACCTCAAGGTCAGGTTATGCGTTTTTTAGATAATCGTGAGAAAAACCAAGACTTGGTCTTGATTAAAGATATCGAGCAGGAACTCAATATTACCAAGTCTGTGGCGAGTAACCTGGTCAAGCGTATGGTGCAAAATGATTTGGTGGAATTGGAGGCGAGTCCTGTCGATAAGCGGGCTAAGTTTGTTCGTCTGACGGACAAATCGCGCTCTCAAATGCAGCAGGTTAAGGCCTTCTTTGAGCGCATTGACAAGCAGTTGATAGAAGACGTAGATGAAGATGAATTACTGATCTTTGAGAAAGTCCTCAGTCAACTACAGGAAAATATCAAGGGAATAGGAGGAGATAATGAAGAAATTAGCAAAACGAATTAG
- a CDS encoding phosphatase PAP2 family protein — translation MKNYQEWYDHIATNIKNKPILLKLLRTFNRFMTVVMPIVYLTLLATTYFQEGLGEQVLIYVFIPASGFVILSLLRKKINAPRPYEEWTIKPLLDRDSPGQSMPSRHVFSATIISMACFHASLSLGVILLVFSAFLGAVRVLGGVHYPKDVVVGYICGLAWGVIFFLF, via the coding sequence ATGAAAAATTATCAAGAATGGTATGACCATATTGCTACTAACATTAAAAATAAGCCCATTCTTCTGAAGTTGTTAAGAACTTTCAATCGGTTTATGACAGTAGTTATGCCTATAGTTTATCTGACCTTGTTAGCCACTACCTATTTCCAAGAAGGCTTAGGGGAACAGGTCTTGATCTATGTGTTTATCCCTGCGTCAGGTTTTGTGATTTTATCCCTTCTTCGTAAGAAAATCAATGCTCCTAGGCCTTATGAGGAATGGACTATTAAACCCTTGCTTGACAGAGATAGTCCTGGTCAGTCTATGCCCAGTCGACATGTCTTTTCAGCAACCATTATTTCCATGGCTTGCTTTCATGCTAGTTTATCTCTAGGGGTTATCTTGTTGGTCTTTTCAGCTTTTCTCGGTGCAGTGAGAGTCTTAGGGGGTGTACACTACCCCAAGGATGTAGTGGTTGGTTATATTTGTGGTCTTGCGTGGGGTGTGATTTTCTTTCTATTTTGA
- a CDS encoding ABC transporter ATP-binding protein codes for MENKKMSLWKQSKPYLAGLQFALLIAFLATIVSNIITVYGPTRIKEMTNIIASGLETSVDVAAVAAIGSFLAVIYVIGLLSNYLQAFLFTSAIQRFSERLRTAIADKINRLPLRYFDGHSQGDTLSRVTNDVDTAAQSLNQSLGTVLSSSLLVMAVLVTMFGMNWILALVTVVSTLIGFAFVSVFMGKSQGFFKSQQQDLAAVNGYVEEMYSGHNVVTSYNAIESTKEEFAKLNNRLYDSIWKSQFISGIMMPIMMFIGNFSYALVIIVGAALALNGQISIGIIVAFMAYVRIFSQPLSQIAQGITSLQQASAAMGRVFEFLGEEEMEDESHKERQLTAMKGQVVFDRVSFGYTPERTIIHDFSAIAHAGQKVAIVGPTGAGKTTIVNLLMKFYEIDKGSIRIDGVDTKTMKRSEVHDAFSMVLQDTWLFEGTIRDNLIYNQKDISDERVIEASKAVGIHHFIMTLPDGYDTVLDDTVTLSVGQKQLLTIARALLKDAPLLILDEATSSVDTRTEELIQKAMDRLMEGRTSFVIAHRLSTIRNADLILVMKDGNIIEQGNHEELMAQAGFYADLYNSQFTEDEAEE; via the coding sequence ATGGAAAATAAAAAAATGTCTCTTTGGAAACAAAGTAAACCCTATCTTGCAGGTCTCCAGTTTGCCCTTCTGATAGCCTTTCTAGCAACAATCGTATCCAATATCATTACTGTTTATGGCCCAACCCGCATCAAGGAAATGACTAATATCATTGCCAGTGGTCTGGAAACAAGTGTGGATGTCGCTGCGGTTGCAGCTATTGGTAGTTTTTTAGCCGTCATCTATGTGATTGGACTTTTATCAAATTATTTGCAGGCCTTTCTGTTTACATCAGCCATTCAACGTTTTTCAGAGCGTTTGAGAACAGCTATTGCAGATAAAATCAATCGCCTACCATTGAGATATTTTGATGGACACTCTCAAGGGGATACCTTGTCTCGTGTAACCAATGATGTTGACACTGCAGCTCAGTCCCTCAATCAAAGTCTAGGAACAGTTCTTTCATCTAGTTTACTGGTCATGGCGGTCTTAGTAACCATGTTTGGCATGAACTGGATTTTAGCTTTGGTGACGGTTGTTTCAACTCTCATTGGTTTTGCTTTCGTGTCTGTCTTTATGGGCAAATCACAGGGATTCTTTAAGAGTCAGCAACAGGATTTGGCAGCTGTCAATGGCTATGTGGAAGAAATGTACTCTGGCCATAATGTTGTGACCAGTTACAATGCCATCGAGAGTACAAAAGAAGAGTTTGCGAAATTAAACAATCGTCTGTATGATAGTATCTGGAAATCTCAATTTATTTCAGGGATTATGATGCCGATTATGATGTTTATTGGGAACTTTAGCTATGCCTTGGTGATTATCGTTGGTGCAGCCTTGGCTCTGAATGGGCAGATTAGTATCGGGATTATCGTTGCCTTTATGGCCTACGTTCGTATCTTTTCTCAGCCCCTTTCCCAAATTGCTCAAGGGATTACTAGTCTTCAGCAAGCTAGCGCAGCCATGGGGCGTGTCTTCGAATTCTTAGGTGAAGAGGAAATGGAAGATGAATCCCATAAAGAAAGACAATTAACCGCTATGAAAGGTCAAGTGGTCTTTGATCGAGTTTCCTTTGGTTACACACCAGAGCGAACGATTATCCATGACTTTTCTGCGATTGCTCATGCAGGTCAAAAGGTTGCCATTGTCGGACCGACTGGGGCTGGTAAGACAACCATTGTCAATCTTTTGATGAAGTTCTATGAGATTGATAAGGGAAGTATCCGCATCGATGGCGTGGATACCAAGACTATGAAGCGTTCGGAAGTACACGATGCCTTTTCAATGGTCTTGCAGGACACCTGGCTCTTTGAAGGCACTATCCGAGACAATCTTATCTATAACCAAAAGGATATTAGTGATGAGCGCGTGATTGAAGCCAGCAAGGCTGTAGGGATTCACCACTTTATAATGACCCTACCAGATGGTTACGATACCGTCTTGGATGATACAGTGACCTTGTCTGTCGGACAAAAACAACTCTTGACCATCGCTCGTGCTTTGTTGAAAGATGCGCCACTCCTAATCCTAGATGAGGCGACCTCTTCGGTTGATACACGGACGGAGGAATTGATTCAGAAAGCCATGGACCGTTTGATGGAAGGTAGAACTTCCTTTGTCATCGCCCACCGCTTGTCAACCATCCGCAATGCTGACCTGATTCTTGTTATGAAGGATGGCAATATCATCGAGCAAGGAAATCATGAGGAGCTAATGGCGCAAGCAGGCTTCTACGCTGACCTCTACAACAGTCAGTTTACAGAAGATGAAGCAGAAGAATAA